One region of Haloprofundus salilacus genomic DNA includes:
- a CDS encoding class I SAM-dependent methyltransferase, whose product MDGDPRATYDAIAEHFAATREYPWPEVESFVADVTGDGPATRALDVGCANGRHCELLAAHADEVVGLDVSRELLREARKRATERRFDVSLVHGDASRLPFRAGTFDLAVYVATLHHLASREARVASLDELARVLRPSGRALVSAWSTEHSKFEETEGFDTTVDWTLPGGERLPRFYHIYDPEEFREDLDSSRLAPVDVFVSSGNCYAVVE is encoded by the coding sequence ATGGACGGCGACCCGCGAGCGACGTACGACGCCATCGCCGAACACTTCGCGGCGACGCGCGAGTACCCCTGGCCCGAGGTGGAGTCGTTCGTCGCCGACGTGACGGGTGACGGACCGGCGACGAGAGCGCTCGACGTCGGCTGTGCGAACGGGCGTCACTGCGAGTTGCTGGCGGCGCACGCCGACGAAGTCGTTGGTCTCGACGTGAGTCGTGAACTCCTCCGTGAAGCCCGAAAGCGCGCGACCGAGCGCAGGTTCGACGTGTCGCTCGTCCACGGCGACGCGTCACGACTGCCGTTTCGCGCCGGGACGTTCGACCTCGCCGTCTACGTCGCCACCTTACACCACCTCGCGTCTCGCGAGGCTAGAGTGGCGAGCCTCGACGAACTCGCGCGAGTGCTCCGGCCCAGCGGACGCGCGCTCGTCAGCGCGTGGAGCACCGAACACAGCAAGTTCGAGGAGACCGAAGGCTTCGATACGACCGTCGACTGGACTCTTCCCGGCGGCGAGCGGCTTCCCCGGTTCTACCACATCTACGATCCCGAGGAGTTCCGCGAAGATCTCGATTCGAGCCGACTCGCGCCCGTCGACGTGTTCGTCTCCAGCGGCAACTGCTACGCCGTCGTGGAGTGA
- a CDS encoding type II secretion system F family protein, with the protein MIPNAGVASAVALSIVLCVPLALSVVHPPTNRLLTRASTLVFGDYVATDGPRKVRQADRLRAAHVAESHHTHAARTLFVSTVLAFSGACVGAALGLLAVPSLEAAETLAGTAVVDDAGSIRHGARFLLLLATGGSVATVLGVGYYWARWYLHATTARTRSNSIDASLPRTVAFVYALSRSGTSFPTVLSTLAENDGVYGEAAVEIGVAVREMEAFGTDVLTALSRTARRTPSEDMAEFAENLASVLGSGRNLSAFLNDQYERYETKAESQQLRYLELLATFAEAYVSILVVGPLLLVTILVVIGLVLSDTLPMLRFIVYLGVPLATAGFVVYVDSLTQSFRPPSNRLDPDVGKVPAGVTADVVADGGTSMAEASTSASTDATDATDAATGTDRWRADRERLALSDRLRPLRSTLSDPYGVLLDRPVRALLFSVPLALLWFVVRVDSVPYEFVAAVTALDGPFVEAAAVAFGGVALVHELRKRRIRAYEAAVPDFLDRLASVNEAGLTVVESFERVAESDLGALTPEVRRLWRDIEWGADVETALARFDRRVGSGMVTRASALVANAARASGELGPVLRIAADEAEATQRLREERRQEMLTYQMVIYISFFVFLAIVAAVTLAFVPAVEEAQAAAPSAGVASGGAAGLVGFTDVSVGLYTLTLYHMCVVHAVCSGVVAGQLGEGTPLDGLKHVAVLLALTSLGFAFI; encoded by the coding sequence GTGATTCCCAACGCGGGAGTCGCGTCCGCGGTCGCGCTCTCGATTGTACTCTGCGTTCCGCTCGCCCTCTCCGTCGTTCACCCGCCGACAAATCGCCTGCTCACCCGAGCGTCGACGCTCGTCTTCGGTGACTACGTTGCGACCGACGGTCCGCGGAAAGTCCGACAGGCCGACCGCCTCCGCGCTGCCCACGTCGCCGAGAGTCACCACACTCACGCTGCGCGGACGCTCTTTGTTTCGACCGTCCTGGCGTTTTCTGGTGCGTGCGTCGGTGCAGCGCTCGGACTGCTCGCGGTTCCGTCGCTGGAAGCCGCGGAGACGCTCGCGGGGACCGCCGTCGTCGACGATGCGGGGTCGATTCGCCACGGCGCGCGCTTTCTGCTGCTGCTGGCGACGGGGGGGAGTGTCGCGACGGTGCTCGGCGTCGGCTACTACTGGGCGCGCTGGTATCTCCACGCCACGACGGCGCGCACCCGGTCGAACAGCATCGACGCGTCGCTGCCGCGGACCGTCGCGTTCGTCTACGCGCTGTCGCGAAGCGGCACGTCGTTTCCGACGGTGCTCTCGACGCTCGCCGAGAACGACGGCGTCTACGGTGAGGCGGCGGTCGAAATCGGCGTCGCCGTTAGAGAGATGGAGGCATTCGGCACCGACGTGCTGACGGCGCTATCGCGGACCGCCCGGCGGACACCCAGCGAGGATATGGCCGAGTTCGCTGAGAACCTCGCGAGCGTCCTCGGCAGTGGGCGGAACCTCTCGGCGTTTCTCAACGACCAGTACGAGCGCTACGAGACGAAGGCCGAGTCCCAACAGCTACGGTATCTCGAACTGCTGGCGACGTTCGCGGAGGCGTACGTTTCGATTCTGGTCGTCGGGCCGCTGCTTCTCGTCACCATCCTTGTGGTCATCGGTCTCGTGCTGAGCGACACGCTCCCGATGCTCCGGTTCATCGTCTATCTGGGCGTACCGCTGGCGACGGCGGGCTTCGTCGTCTACGTCGACAGCCTCACGCAGTCGTTCCGCCCGCCGTCGAACCGCCTTGACCCCGACGTGGGAAAGGTGCCCGCCGGCGTCACCGCCGACGTCGTCGCCGACGGCGGCACCTCGATGGCTGAGGCGTCGACGAGCGCCTCGACCGACGCGACGGACGCGACGGACGCTGCGACCGGTACAGACCGCTGGCGGGCCGACCGCGAGCGGTTGGCGCTCTCCGACCGTCTCCGGCCGCTCCGGTCGACGCTCTCGGACCCCTACGGTGTGCTTCTCGACCGCCCGGTGCGGGCGCTGTTGTTCAGCGTTCCGCTGGCGCTCCTCTGGTTTGTCGTCCGCGTCGACTCGGTTCCCTACGAGTTCGTCGCGGCGGTGACGGCGCTCGACGGGCCGTTCGTCGAGGCGGCGGCCGTCGCCTTCGGCGGCGTCGCGCTTGTCCACGAACTACGCAAGCGTCGTATCCGCGCCTACGAGGCCGCTGTCCCCGATTTCCTCGACCGACTGGCGAGCGTCAACGAGGCGGGGCTGACTGTCGTCGAGAGCTTCGAGCGAGTCGCCGAGAGCGACCTGGGCGCGCTCACGCCCGAAGTGAGACGGCTCTGGCGCGACATCGAGTGGGGTGCGGACGTCGAGACGGCGCTGGCGCGGTTCGACCGCCGCGTCGGGTCGGGGATGGTGACCCGGGCGTCGGCGCTGGTCGCCAACGCCGCGCGCGCCAGCGGCGAACTCGGTCCCGTCCTCCGCATCGCCGCCGACGAGGCCGAGGCGACCCAACGGCTCCGCGAGGAGCGCCGCCAGGAGATGCTCACCTACCAGATGGTCATCTACATCTCCTTTTTCGTCTTCCTCGCTATCGTCGCTGCCGTGACGCTCGCGTTCGTCCCCGCCGTCGAGGAGGCGCAGGCCGCCGCTCCGAGCGCAGGCGTCGCCTCCGGCGGCGCGGCGGGACTCGTTGGCTTCACCGACGTCTCCGTCGGACTGTACACGCTCACGCTCTACCACATGTGCGTCGTCCACGCCGTCTGTTCCGGCGTCGTCGCGGGGCAACTCGGCGAGGGAACGCCCCTCGACGGTCTCAAACACGTCGCCGTCCTGCTCGCGTTGACGTCGCTTGGCTTCGCGTTCATCTGA
- a CDS encoding type II/IV secretion system ATPase subunit, with protein MSDDSTASDPPTTPLDALRQRAARTLELLRGVDVAVRPLSPQTDGPLSTFDPPDGHEEVDRYWVNAPYAYVVVTYDAAESAHRYHTVEPELDGFERALLRRVATDIREPLLFGDAAASAADSADAALEDDPLARALRELLESYGVSPGTESFHALLYYLHRDFRGFGRIDPLLADSRIEDISCDGYGVPLFAYHDDYADIATNISFDKAELDNFVVRLAQQSGRHISVGDPIVETTLPDGSRAELALGEEVTPRGSAFTIRQYAEEPFTPVDLVEFGTFSADQMAYLWLCIEHNKSLVFAGGTASGKTTSMNAVSMFIPPRAKVLSIEDTRELALHHDNWLSGVTRERRHEGADVDMYDLLRSALRHRPEYILVGEVRGSEAVTLFQAMNTGHTTFSTMHADSIETVINRLENEPINVPRAMVQSLDILSIQTLTRFDGERVRRTKVIGELGGIDQRTGELDYSSSFSWDPGRDEFTRHDSDLLGEIQTERGWSRSTLLRELDRRKRFLDALHERGISDFQRFTALVNEYYADPEAALSRVDADGDGDRLAGSTADSATDGARR; from the coding sequence ATGTCTGATGATTCGACGGCTTCCGACCCCCCCACGACGCCCCTCGACGCACTTCGACAGCGCGCCGCTCGGACGCTCGAACTGCTGCGGGGGGTCGATGTAGCGGTTCGCCCACTCAGCCCGCAGACCGACGGGCCGCTTTCGACGTTCGACCCGCCCGACGGTCACGAGGAAGTCGACCGCTACTGGGTGAACGCGCCGTACGCCTACGTGGTCGTCACGTACGACGCGGCCGAGAGCGCCCACCGCTATCACACCGTCGAACCCGAGCTCGACGGGTTCGAGCGGGCGTTGCTCCGGCGGGTCGCGACGGACATCCGGGAGCCGTTGCTGTTCGGCGACGCCGCCGCGAGCGCCGCCGACAGCGCGGACGCGGCGCTCGAAGACGACCCGCTGGCCCGCGCGCTCCGAGAACTGCTCGAATCGTACGGCGTCTCGCCGGGAACCGAGAGCTTCCACGCGCTGCTGTACTACCTCCATCGCGACTTCCGCGGGTTCGGCCGCATTGACCCGCTGTTAGCCGACTCGCGCATCGAGGACATCTCCTGCGACGGCTACGGCGTCCCGCTGTTCGCCTACCACGACGACTACGCCGACATCGCGACGAACATCAGCTTCGACAAAGCCGAACTCGACAACTTCGTCGTCCGCCTCGCCCAGCAGTCGGGGCGACACATCTCCGTCGGCGACCCCATCGTCGAGACGACGCTGCCCGACGGGTCGCGCGCGGAACTGGCGCTCGGCGAGGAGGTAACCCCCCGCGGATCCGCGTTCACGATCCGCCAGTACGCCGAAGAGCCGTTCACTCCCGTCGACCTCGTCGAGTTCGGCACGTTCAGCGCCGACCAGATGGCGTACCTCTGGCTCTGCATCGAACACAACAAGTCGCTCGTCTTCGCCGGCGGCACCGCGTCGGGGAAGACCACCTCGATGAACGCCGTCTCGATGTTCATCCCGCCGCGGGCGAAAGTGCTCTCCATCGAGGACACCCGTGAACTCGCGCTACACCACGACAACTGGCTCTCGGGCGTCACGCGCGAGCGCCGCCACGAGGGCGCGGACGTCGACATGTACGACCTCCTGCGCTCGGCGCTCAGACACCGCCCCGAGTACATCCTCGTCGGCGAGGTGCGCGGTAGCGAGGCGGTGACGCTGTTCCAGGCGATGAACACCGGCCACACGACGTTCTCAACGATGCACGCCGACAGCATCGAGACGGTCATCAACCGACTCGAGAACGAGCCCATCAACGTGCCGCGCGCAATGGTGCAGTCGCTCGACATCCTCTCGATACAGACGCTCACCCGCTTCGACGGCGAACGGGTTCGGCGCACGAAAGTCATCGGCGAACTCGGGGGTATCGACCAGCGGACGGGCGAACTCGACTACTCCTCCTCCTTCTCGTGGGATCCCGGACGCGACGAGTTCACTCGCCACGACAGCGACCTGCTCGGCGAGATTCAGACCGAACGAGGGTGGAGTCGCTCGACGCTCTTGCGCGAACTCGACCGACGAAAGCGCTTTCTCGACGCGCTTCACGAACGGGGAATCTCCGACTTCCAACGCTTCACGGCGCTCGTCAACGAGTACTACGCCGACCCCGAGGCGGCGCTCTCACGCGTCGACGCCGACGGCGATGGCGACCGTCTCGCCGGTTCGACGGCCGACTCGGCGACCGACGGGGCGAGACGGTGA
- a CDS encoding DUF5793 family protein, giving the protein MRRDYFELAVEQIDWVETGETPEKPTVKIDFYGPAELLRRRLSDVDGELLDAKQTDVAFRLQESLDENPEAPGVVSVTNRITGDFVLELNEDADDVLKFIRAAREYGEASGDDDGQYRVELFIEGEPLVTYEKSTFLVYNDDGDLLRRQSLIPSGVEL; this is encoded by the coding sequence ATGAGGCGGGATTACTTCGAACTGGCAGTCGAACAAATCGACTGGGTCGAAACCGGCGAAACGCCCGAGAAGCCGACGGTCAAGATAGACTTCTACGGCCCGGCGGAACTCCTCCGAAGACGTCTCTCCGACGTCGACGGTGAGCTTCTCGACGCGAAACAGACCGACGTCGCGTTTCGACTCCAGGAATCGCTGGACGAGAACCCCGAGGCGCCGGGGGTCGTCAGCGTCACGAACCGCATCACCGGCGACTTCGTCCTCGAACTGAACGAGGACGCCGACGACGTGCTGAAGTTCATCCGCGCCGCCCGCGAGTACGGCGAAGCGTCCGGCGACGACGACGGCCAGTATCGAGTCGAACTGTTCATCGAAGGCGAACCACTCGTCACCTACGAGAAGTCGACGTTTCTGGTGTACAACGACGACGGAGACTTGTTGCGCCGACAGAGTCTCATCCCCTCCGGCGTCGAACTCTGA
- a CDS encoding uracil-DNA glycosylase family protein: MKNVTDRTSNPFGMRPSCAEFVPGYGDANAHFHVVGDHPGVHGGADTGVPFTNEAGRRLQNALVDAGLLRSSGDEPEVERTFLSYLHMCVAETTPTQTEYDDMERFFDAELRAIAAHVLAPVGARATKHVLETYTAQAWKTEIDMERLHATEIRGSGWLVVPVKDPAEWEDGDAERLVEALLTLQSTDYRRETDLGRFLPGDEPYLVR, translated from the coding sequence GTGAAGAACGTCACCGACCGTACGAGCAACCCGTTCGGCATGCGGCCGTCCTGCGCCGAGTTCGTCCCCGGCTACGGCGACGCCAACGCGCATTTTCACGTCGTCGGCGACCACCCCGGCGTCCACGGCGGCGCCGACACCGGCGTCCCGTTCACCAACGAGGCGGGGCGGAGACTCCAGAACGCGCTTGTCGACGCGGGATTACTCCGTAGTTCGGGCGACGAACCCGAGGTAGAGAGGACGTTTCTCTCGTACCTCCACATGTGCGTCGCGGAGACGACGCCGACGCAGACGGAGTACGACGACATGGAGCGGTTCTTCGACGCCGAACTCCGCGCCATCGCCGCGCACGTCCTCGCCCCGGTGGGCGCGCGAGCGACGAAACACGTGCTCGAAACGTACACCGCACAGGCGTGGAAGACCGAGATCGACATGGAGAGACTTCACGCGACGGAGATACGCGGCAGTGGCTGGCTTGTCGTCCCCGTCAAAGACCCCGCAGAGTGGGAAGACGGCGACGCCGAGCGCCTCGTTGAGGCGCTGTTGACGCTGCAGTCGACGGATTATCGCCGCGAGACGGACCTCGGTCGGTTCCTCCCCGGCGACGAACCGTACCTCGTTCGTTGA
- a CDS encoding acyl-CoA synthetase → MTQNNLDSYEETYDSFAWDDIYGEADWDAPERLNIAHEVCDRHAADGENVALRYVGTDGSRRTLSFAELKAQSNRFANVLESVGVERGDRVFSYMPRVPEHYVALVGTLKTGAVWGSVNERFGPDGIAYRLDDCDAKLVVTTADNEETVERALDDAPSVETVIVLGADDAHGDERHDDVDFERAMSEASDEYDVVETGGEDDALLYYTSGTTGLAKGVLHKQRWVAGVAATQRFAVDLQPDDLYWSTADLGWLTGPINTLGAWFWGTTLFTYEGEFDPETWADLLDEYPVSVLFSVPTAYRMLRANEEVLAGVDLDLRHALSIGEPLSAGVIDWAEDRLDVTVYDTYGQTETGNMVINNYPTMELRPGSMGKPLPGVTSDIVDPETGEPLGPGETGEIAHRGDFPCFFAEYWNKPEQTADCFVNDWYLSGDLAQKDEDGYFWFEGRADDVILSSGYRIGPFEVESSLGEHPAVAESAVVPKPDPERGNIVKAYVVLAEDETPSDDLAEEIQQHVREELSAHEYPREVEFVDDLPKTVTGKIRRTELRDRTADPTA, encoded by the coding sequence ATGACACAGAACAACCTAGACTCGTACGAGGAGACGTACGATTCGTTCGCGTGGGACGATATCTACGGCGAGGCCGACTGGGACGCGCCGGAGCGACTGAACATCGCGCACGAGGTGTGCGACCGCCACGCCGCCGACGGCGAGAACGTCGCGCTCCGCTACGTCGGAACGGACGGGTCGCGCCGGACGCTCTCCTTCGCCGAGTTGAAAGCGCAGTCGAACCGCTTCGCGAACGTGCTCGAATCGGTCGGCGTCGAGCGCGGCGATCGGGTGTTCTCCTACATGCCGCGGGTGCCCGAGCACTACGTCGCGCTCGTGGGGACGCTGAAAACGGGTGCCGTTTGGGGCAGCGTTAACGAGCGGTTCGGTCCCGACGGCATCGCCTACCGCCTCGACGACTGCGATGCGAAACTCGTCGTCACGACCGCCGACAACGAGGAGACGGTCGAACGCGCGCTCGACGACGCGCCCTCGGTCGAGACCGTAATCGTCCTCGGCGCGGACGACGCTCACGGCGACGAGCGCCACGATGACGTGGACTTCGAGCGCGCGATGTCGGAGGCGAGCGACGAGTACGACGTCGTCGAAACGGGCGGCGAGGACGACGCGCTGCTGTACTACACCAGCGGGACGACCGGTCTCGCGAAGGGCGTCCTCCACAAACAGCGGTGGGTCGCGGGCGTCGCGGCGACCCAGCGCTTTGCCGTCGACCTCCAACCGGACGACCTCTACTGGAGCACCGCCGACTTGGGGTGGCTCACCGGTCCCATCAACACACTCGGCGCGTGGTTCTGGGGGACGACGCTGTTTACGTACGAGGGCGAGTTCGACCCCGAGACGTGGGCGGACCTCCTCGACGAGTACCCCGTCTCCGTGCTGTTCAGCGTCCCCACCGCCTACCGGATGCTCCGGGCGAACGAGGAGGTGCTCGCGGGCGTCGACCTCGACCTCAGACACGCGCTGAGCATCGGCGAACCGCTGAGCGCTGGGGTCATCGACTGGGCCGAGGACCGACTCGACGTGACGGTGTACGACACGTACGGCCAGACGGAGACGGGCAACATGGTCATTAACAACTACCCGACGATGGAACTCCGTCCGGGGAGCATGGGCAAACCGCTGCCGGGCGTCACCTCCGACATCGTCGATCCCGAGACGGGCGAACCGCTCGGGCCGGGTGAGACGGGCGAGATCGCCCACCGCGGCGACTTCCCCTGTTTCTTCGCGGAGTACTGGAACAAGCCCGAGCAGACCGCCGACTGCTTCGTGAACGACTGGTACCTCTCGGGCGACCTCGCCCAGAAGGACGAGGACGGCTACTTCTGGTTCGAGGGCCGCGCCGACGACGTCATTCTCTCGTCCGGCTACCGAATCGGCCCGTTCGAGGTGGAGTCGTCGCTCGGCGAACACCCCGCCGTCGCCGAGTCCGCCGTCGTGCCGAAACCCGACCCCGAGCGCGGTAACATCGTGAAGGCGTACGTCGTCCTCGCCGAGGACGAGACGCCGTCGGACGACCTCGCCGAGGAGATCCAACAGCACGTCCGCGAAGAGCTCTCGGCGCACGAGTACCCGCGCGAGGTGGAGTTCGTCGACGACCTGCCGAAAACCGTGACGGGGAAGATTCGCCGGACGGAGCTGCGCGACCGGACCGCCGACCCGACGGCGTAA
- a CDS encoding MBL fold metallo-hydrolase yields the protein MSPPSDTTWRVPLRGVNAYLVDAEGLTLVDAGTPMDAARLCEYVERAGYSLAEVERVLLTHYDIDHVGALAGLAEMGLDAPVYASEPDASFLLGEAKPPLGNHKGALQRALGAFVDAPDLSVERIVDGDAVGPFVAYRTPGHTPGHTSFVHREYGLALVGDLVRGDDGRFGRLPSALAYDADRNDESIRQLADHLDGVEVVGMGHGDPVRSDGGRRFREFAESL from the coding sequence ATGAGTCCGCCTTCCGACACGACGTGGCGGGTACCGCTCCGCGGCGTCAACGCCTATCTCGTCGACGCCGAGGGACTGACGCTCGTCGACGCCGGGACGCCGATGGACGCCGCCCGACTCTGCGAGTACGTCGAACGCGCCGGCTACTCGCTCGCCGAAGTCGAACGCGTGCTCCTTACCCACTACGACATCGACCACGTCGGCGCGCTCGCCGGGTTGGCGGAGATGGGTCTCGACGCGCCCGTCTACGCCAGCGAACCCGACGCGAGTTTTCTGCTTGGCGAGGCGAAACCGCCGCTCGGCAACCACAAGGGTGCGCTCCAGCGCGCGCTCGGCGCGTTCGTCGACGCTCCCGACCTCTCCGTCGAACGCATCGTCGACGGCGACGCTGTCGGTCCGTTCGTCGCCTACCGGACCCCAGGCCACACGCCCGGCCACACGTCGTTCGTCCACCGCGAGTACGGACTTGCGCTGGTCGGCGACCTCGTCCGCGGCGACGACGGCCGATTCGGACGCCTCCCGTCGGCGCTCGCCTACGACGCCGACCGTAACGACGAGAGCATTCGCCAGTTGGCCGACCACCTCGACGGCGTCGAGGTGGTGGGGATGGGCCACGGCGACCCGGTTCGGTCGGACGGAGGGCGGCGGTTCCGCGAGTTCGCCGAATCGCTCTGA
- a CDS encoding DnaJ domain-containing protein — MPENFYDLLGVSDDATQAELKAAYRAKAREYHPDVNDDDRATAQFQTIRRAYDVLSDESERADYERLGHATYVKKRMKGYPSASRWGGDDESADASGSASTTSGSSAASSRSSRSTTSKSTASTNRSSTGASSSQTASTAGSARSRSTRRRSSSRTSGATAGGHDPDAANARARARQARRARRRQQRNKTDARSRRRRTLSYHWASVLGATILYVAGVAQFLLGQRPALESFATELASAPSTALTGSFGLTSLLEFVLASAQTPAATPEALLFPVGAVALPLSLVVTVSRFGKGATWLYAVGSFAPLAALGLSAALATMVAPTLVLVVLVPVLSASLFLGDVGRYLWATR, encoded by the coding sequence ATGCCCGAGAACTTCTACGACCTCCTTGGCGTCTCCGACGACGCGACACAGGCGGAGCTGAAAGCCGCCTACCGGGCGAAAGCGCGGGAGTACCACCCGGACGTGAACGACGACGACCGCGCCACCGCGCAGTTCCAGACGATTCGCCGGGCGTACGACGTGCTCTCCGACGAGTCCGAGCGCGCCGACTACGAGCGACTGGGACATGCGACGTACGTCAAAAAGCGGATGAAAGGCTACCCGTCCGCGTCGCGCTGGGGCGGCGACGACGAGTCGGCGGACGCGTCGGGTTCCGCGAGTACCACGAGCGGTTCGTCCGCCGCGTCGTCGCGTTCGAGTCGCAGCACCACGTCGAAGTCGACCGCCTCCACGAACCGTTCGTCGACCGGCGCGTCGTCCTCCCAAACTGCCTCGACCGCCGGAAGCGCCCGCAGTCGCTCGACTCGTCGCCGATCGAGTAGCCGAACCAGCGGTGCGACTGCCGGCGGTCACGACCCGGACGCGGCCAACGCCCGCGCCAGAGCGCGGCAGGCCCGTCGCGCCCGCCGTCGACAACAGCGCAATAAAACCGACGCTCGGTCGCGTCGTCGCCGGACGCTCTCGTACCACTGGGCGAGCGTCCTCGGCGCGACGATACTGTACGTCGCCGGCGTCGCGCAGTTCCTGCTCGGCCAACGTCCGGCGCTCGAATCGTTCGCGACCGAACTCGCGAGCGCGCCGTCGACGGCGCTGACCGGGTCGTTCGGTCTCACCAGTCTTCTGGAGTTCGTGCTCGCGTCGGCGCAAACACCGGCGGCGACGCCCGAAGCGCTCCTGTTCCCGGTCGGTGCCGTCGCGCTCCCCCTCTCGCTCGTCGTCACTGTCTCCCGCTTCGGCAAAGGCGCGACGTGGCTGTACGCCGTCGGGTCGTTCGCCCCGCTCGCCGCACTCGGTCTGAGCGCCGCTCTCGCGACGATGGTCGCGCCGACGCTTGTTCTGGTCGTCCTGGTTCCGGTCCTCTCGGCGTCGCTGTTCCTCGGCGACGTGGGGCGCTACCTCTGGGCGACGCGGTGA
- a CDS encoding MBL fold metallo-hydrolase yields MKRIQLGNTVFEGKNDVYLLDGETTTLVDTGVATAAVRDQLESELAAYGVAFADVDEILLTHWHYDHAGLAGEIQAESDAVVRVHEADAPLVAGDESALSAENETTRRKLREWGLPDDRREELLEFLGDHESLAGRPADVTPFEDGETFDVDGREYETFHLPGHSAGLSAFAFEGESGEEAFVGDAILPKYTPNVGGADVRLDAPLELYVDSLVRFIDRDFDRAWPGHRDVINDPSARAATILDHHRERTENVVGVLRERGPSDPWTVSAELFGELKNIHVLHGPGEAFAHLAHLEQRGVAERDGNDYALVDDDPAIDDLFPTVDVRS; encoded by the coding sequence GTGAAGCGAATCCAACTTGGGAACACCGTCTTCGAGGGAAAAAACGACGTCTACCTCCTCGACGGGGAGACGACGACCCTCGTCGACACGGGCGTCGCCACCGCGGCCGTGCGCGACCAACTCGAATCCGAGTTGGCGGCGTACGGCGTCGCCTTCGCCGACGTCGACGAGATTCTTCTCACCCACTGGCACTACGACCACGCCGGCCTCGCCGGCGAGATACAGGCCGAGAGTGACGCCGTCGTCCGCGTCCACGAGGCCGACGCGCCGCTGGTTGCGGGCGATGAGAGCGCGCTCTCCGCGGAGAACGAGACGACGCGACGGAAACTTCGCGAGTGGGGACTGCCCGACGACCGCCGCGAGGAACTGCTGGAGTTCCTCGGCGACCACGAGAGTCTCGCGGGTCGCCCCGCGGACGTGACGCCGTTCGAGGACGGCGAGACGTTCGACGTCGACGGCCGCGAGTACGAGACGTTCCACCTCCCCGGCCACTCGGCGGGTCTCTCCGCGTTCGCCTTCGAGGGCGAGTCGGGCGAGGAGGCGTTCGTGGGCGATGCGATTCTCCCCAAATACACGCCCAACGTCGGCGGCGCGGACGTGCGCCTCGACGCCCCGCTGGAACTGTACGTCGACAGCCTCGTCCGGTTCATCGACCGCGACTTCGACCGCGCGTGGCCCGGCCACCGCGACGTCATCAACGACCCCTCTGCGCGGGCGGCGACCATCCTCGACCACCACCGCGAACGGACCGAGAACGTCGTTGGCGTGCTTCGCGAGCGCGGCCCGAGCGACCCGTGGACGGTGAGCGCCGAACTGTTTGGAGAATTGAAAAACATCCACGTGCTCCACGGTCCGGGCGAGGCGTTCGCGCACCTCGCCCACCTCGAACAGCGCGGCGTCGCCGAACGCGACGGCAACGACTACGCGCTGGTCGACGACGACCCGGCTATCGACGATCTGTTCCCGACGGTCGACGTGCGGTCGTAG
- a CDS encoding DNA-directed RNA polymerase subunit L yields the protein MELRVIDKTDEELRIEVAGEDHTFMNVLKGALLETESVIAATYDMNPEQSGGQTEPVLTVKTDGTDPLDALGEAAGLVQTQMGSLRDAYESAAGA from the coding sequence ATGGAACTGCGGGTCATCGACAAGACCGACGAGGAACTCCGCATCGAAGTCGCCGGGGAAGACCACACGTTCATGAACGTGCTCAAGGGCGCACTGCTGGAGACAGAGAGCGTCATCGCCGCGACGTACGACATGAACCCCGAGCAGTCGGGTGGCCAGACCGAACCCGTGCTCACCGTCAAAACCGACGGCACCGACCCCCTCGACGCGCTCGGCGAGGCCGCCGGGCTGGTCCAAACCCAGATGGGTAGCCTCCGCGACGCGTACGAGTCGGCCGCGGGCGCGTAG